From the Bacteroidia bacterium genome, one window contains:
- a CDS encoding DUF494 family protein produces MQERIVEIIVYLIHEMQTDKRLGEIDLRILSDRGYTQNEISTAFSWLFDKIHLGDNILSEGNRRLPHSHRILHDSERSVISPEAYGYLIELRELGLLDDMDIEVTIDRIMMAGFGTVTIREMKSVVASVIFDYDDSNRIGSRLMLNSKDTIH; encoded by the coding sequence ATGCAGGAAAGAATTGTTGAAATAATAGTCTATTTGATCCACGAAATGCAGACCGACAAACGCCTCGGCGAAATCGATCTCCGCATTCTCTCGGACAGGGGCTATACGCAAAATGAAATCAGTACAGCCTTCAGCTGGCTATTTGATAAAATTCACCTCGGGGATAATATTCTCTCCGAGGGCAACAGGCGTCTGCCGCATTCGCATCGTATCCTGCATGATTCCGAGCGATCAGTGATATCACCCGAAGCCTATGGGTATCTCATCGAGCTCCGGGAACTCGGGTTGCTCGACGATATGGACATCGAGGTCACCATCGACCGCATTATGATGGCGGGATTCGGAACCGTCACAATCCGGGAGATGAAATCCGTCGTCGCATCCGTGATTTTTGATTACGACGATTCCAATCGTATCGGAAGCAGGCTCATGCTGAACAGCAAAGACACTATACATTAA
- a CDS encoding Crp/Fnr family transcriptional regulator, protein MDATLPTILETAPEALREEFRRHAIAKSVPGGVELSAEGTACHFFPLVSSGVVRVFKLSRDGGELTLYRIREGEGCILTMTCLLHGTDFPANAYTEQPSVVWLVPAAVFKDWMVRFEFWRQYVIGFLSGTIRKLIGLVDHMVFRSVESRIVDVLLQNTSADQPVLAATHQRIAYDAGTAREVVSRHLKEFETRGWLTLNRGAVTILDRPSLARLTELL, encoded by the coding sequence ATGGATGCAACGTTACCTACAATTCTTGAAACGGCTCCCGAGGCGCTGCGGGAGGAATTCCGGCGCCACGCGATCGCGAAATCTGTTCCCGGTGGCGTCGAACTGAGCGCGGAGGGCACGGCATGCCACTTCTTCCCTCTTGTCTCATCGGGTGTCGTTCGTGTATTCAAGCTCAGCCGGGATGGCGGAGAGCTGACACTGTATCGCATCCGGGAAGGTGAAGGTTGTATTCTCACGATGACTTGCCTGCTCCATGGCACGGATTTTCCCGCGAATGCCTACACCGAACAGCCAAGCGTCGTGTGGCTGGTCCCTGCCGCTGTGTTCAAGGACTGGATGGTCCGTTTTGAATTCTGGCGGCAGTATGTGATCGGCTTCCTGTCCGGTACCATACGCAAACTCATCGGGCTGGTGGACCACATGGTCTTTCGCAGCGTCGAATCGCGCATTGTCGATGTGCTGCTGCAGAATACCAGCGCCGATCAACCGGTGCTCGCCGCGACACATCAGCGCATCGCCTATGACGCCGGCACGGCCCGCGAGGTCGTGAGTCGTCATCTCAAGGAGTTCGAAACCCGCGGCTGGCTCACCCTGAACCGTGGGGCAGTGACCATTCTCGATCGTCCCTCCCTCGCTCGTCTCACCGAGCTGCTGTAA
- the ugpC gene encoding sn-glycerol-3-phosphate ABC transporter ATP-binding protein UgpC, with amino-acid sequence MADVHLARVVKVYGKQAPTIRDLSLHIEDGEFMVLVGPSGCGKSTTLRIIAGLEDASSGDVYIGDKRVNDVAPKDRDIAMVFQNYALYPHMNVRENMAFGLKLRKFPETEINARVREAAEMLEIPDLLERKPRELSGGQRQRVALGRAIVRKPTVFLFDEPLSNLDAKLRVQMRTEIKKLHKRLGTTMIYVTHDQVEAMTMGDRITVMKDGEIHQVDAPMALYEKPADTFVAGFIGSPGMNMLTLRPDADGSTLSNADGIALPLAHTQRVALADRSATDVILGIRPEHISINPGHGENVRPLTTSFELSELLGHETYLYLRSGDTRLTCRANTAPPATSGDAITVYLDMDKAHLFDAESGRRIF; translated from the coding sequence ATGGCTGACGTGCATCTGGCCCGGGTCGTGAAAGTGTACGGAAAACAGGCTCCCACCATTCGCGACCTGTCCCTGCACATCGAGGACGGCGAGTTCATGGTGCTCGTCGGTCCATCCGGATGCGGAAAATCAACCACGCTGCGCATCATCGCCGGCCTGGAGGATGCCAGCAGCGGCGACGTGTATATCGGCGACAAGCGCGTCAACGACGTGGCGCCGAAAGACCGCGACATCGCCATGGTGTTTCAGAATTACGCGTTGTATCCGCACATGAATGTGCGCGAGAACATGGCCTTCGGTCTCAAGCTGCGTAAATTTCCCGAAACCGAGATCAACGCGCGCGTGCGTGAAGCCGCGGAAATGCTGGAGATCCCCGATCTGCTCGAGCGCAAGCCGCGGGAGCTCTCCGGTGGCCAACGGCAGCGTGTGGCCCTCGGCCGTGCCATCGTTCGTAAACCCACGGTGTTTCTTTTCGACGAACCGCTTTCCAATCTGGATGCAAAGCTTCGCGTGCAGATGCGCACGGAAATAAAAAAGCTGCACAAGCGGCTCGGAACCACCATGATTTACGTGACACACGATCAGGTGGAAGCCATGACCATGGGTGATCGTATCACCGTCATGAAGGACGGCGAAATTCATCAGGTGGATGCGCCCATGGCGCTGTATGAAAAACCGGCGGATACCTTCGTCGCGGGCTTCATCGGCAGTCCGGGCATGAACATGCTCACTCTGCGACCGGACGCGGACGGAAGCACCTTGTCGAATGCCGACGGGATAGCTCTCCCGCTCGCACATACCCAGCGGGTGGCATTGGCGGACCGCTCCGCAACGGACGTCATTCTGGGTATTCGACCGGAGCACATCTCGATCAATCCCGGGCACGGCGAAAACGTGCGTCCTCTGACGACGAGCTTCGAACTTTCCGAACTTCTGGGTCACGAAACCTACCTGTATCTGCGATCCGGTGATACACGTCTCACCTGTCGCGCAAATACGGCCCCGCCTGCGACGAGCGGCGATGCCATCACCGTGTATCTGGATATGGACAAAGCCCATTTGTTTGACGCCGAAAGCGGACGGAGAATCTTCTGA
- the topA gene encoding type I DNA topoisomerase produces the protein MSKSLIIVESPSKAKTINKYLGKDFTVEASVGHIKNLPSKEIGVDVENGFEPKYVTIRGKAQIIKDLQKKAALAEAVYIATDPDREGEAIAHHIAVELEKQLKGKKLYRVLFNEITKSGIADAMKHPRNLDTRMVQAQQARRVMDRLVGYKVSPFLWKTIYKGLSAGRVQSVALRLICEREEEIAKFVVEEYWTITGEFRKPGDGAFHAKLAKVDGRAPSIPDQATAENLLQRLRAESYAISDIQSREVLRSPAPPFITSSLQQEASNRLRFSAKRTMMIAQQLYEGVDLGPEGAVGLITYMRTDSTRISKEALTSVRAHIHDTYGPDFLPKDARSFKVKASAQDAHEAIRPTSLQYAPQAVRKFLNPEQYALYELIWKRFVASQMSAAKMLQTTVLVDGGPFQFKGVGSIYTFRGFLQVFDDFAGDNGQEVDEEETLIPEGLKVKDTVEAQSLDPHQHFTKPPPRYSESSLVRELEANGVGRPSTYALIVSTIQDRGYVEQKNRRLHATTLGMDVNRLLTTHFDRLFNVTFTSQMEEELDTIASGEVPYLKVMNDFYGPFVDLLNSVSVDDARLQEETDEVCDKCGKPMIRRWGRNGKFLACSGYPECKNAKPLPEDAERMKINEDCPSCGGGLVLKQSRYGKFIGCSNYPECKFTRPITLGFSCPKCVKGEVVERTTKTKRTFYGCTRYPECDFTSWDRPVPSICPSCKNPYLLAKYTQKKGEFLKCPACKEEFTKDLDPFDPMQVAA, from the coding sequence ATGTCGAAATCGTTGATCATCGTTGAGTCGCCTTCCAAGGCGAAGACCATCAATAAATATCTCGGGAAGGACTTCACCGTCGAAGCCTCCGTCGGGCATATCAAAAATCTCCCGTCCAAGGAAATCGGTGTGGATGTGGAGAACGGCTTCGAGCCCAAGTATGTCACCATTCGCGGTAAGGCACAGATAATAAAGGACTTGCAGAAAAAGGCGGCGCTGGCGGAAGCGGTGTACATCGCGACTGACCCTGATCGTGAAGGCGAAGCCATCGCACATCATATCGCCGTGGAACTGGAGAAACAACTCAAAGGCAAGAAGCTGTACCGCGTGCTTTTCAATGAAATCACGAAGTCCGGTATCGCGGACGCGATGAAGCACCCGCGAAATCTCGATACACGCATGGTGCAGGCTCAGCAGGCCCGTCGTGTCATGGATCGCCTCGTAGGATATAAAGTCAGTCCCTTCCTCTGGAAGACGATTTACAAAGGATTGTCCGCCGGCCGTGTGCAATCGGTGGCGTTGCGCCTGATCTGTGAAAGAGAAGAAGAGATCGCTAAATTCGTTGTCGAGGAGTATTGGACCATTACGGGTGAATTCCGTAAGCCGGGTGACGGCGCCTTTCATGCAAAACTTGCGAAGGTGGATGGGCGGGCCCCATCCATACCCGATCAGGCGACAGCGGAGAATCTCCTTCAACGTCTGCGCGCGGAGTCCTACGCGATCTCCGACATCCAGTCCCGTGAAGTTCTGCGCTCACCTGCCCCCCCGTTCATCACCAGCTCTCTGCAGCAGGAGGCATCCAATCGCCTCCGCTTCAGCGCAAAACGGACCATGATGATTGCGCAGCAGCTCTACGAGGGTGTGGACCTGGGGCCGGAGGGTGCCGTGGGTCTCATCACCTACATGCGCACCGACTCGACGCGCATCAGCAAAGAGGCGCTCACGTCCGTGCGTGCCCACATCCATGACACGTACGGGCCGGACTTCCTCCCGAAGGATGCACGCAGTTTCAAGGTGAAAGCAAGCGCCCAGGATGCGCACGAAGCGATACGCCCTACGTCTTTGCAGTACGCGCCACAGGCGGTCCGAAAATTCCTCAATCCTGAGCAATACGCCCTCTACGAGCTGATCTGGAAGCGTTTCGTCGCCAGCCAGATGTCCGCTGCGAAGATGCTGCAAACAACAGTGCTCGTCGATGGCGGCCCGTTCCAATTCAAGGGTGTTGGCTCCATATACACCTTCCGCGGTTTCTTGCAGGTGTTCGACGACTTCGCCGGCGACAACGGGCAGGAAGTGGACGAGGAAGAAACCCTGATCCCGGAAGGGCTTAAGGTCAAAGATACCGTCGAAGCCCAAAGTCTGGATCCCCATCAACATTTTACCAAACCGCCCCCGCGGTACAGCGAAAGCAGTCTCGTGCGTGAGCTGGAAGCCAACGGTGTTGGACGCCCGAGTACCTATGCACTGATTGTGAGCACGATACAAGATCGGGGGTATGTAGAGCAGAAGAATCGTCGTTTACACGCCACGACGCTGGGCATGGATGTCAATCGCTTGCTCACCACGCATTTCGACCGTCTGTTCAATGTCACGTTCACCTCACAGATGGAGGAAGAGCTCGACACCATCGCGAGCGGTGAGGTCCCCTATCTCAAGGTGATGAACGATTTCTACGGTCCCTTCGTGGATTTGCTCAACAGCGTTTCTGTGGACGACGCACGCCTTCAGGAGGAGACGGACGAGGTATGCGATAAATGCGGCAAGCCTATGATCCGGCGCTGGGGTCGCAACGGCAAGTTCCTCGCGTGCAGTGGGTATCCTGAATGCAAGAACGCGAAACCTCTGCCCGAGGATGCGGAGAGAATGAAGATCAACGAGGATTGTCCCAGCTGTGGAGGGGGGCTCGTTCTCAAACAAAGCCGCTATGGGAAATTCATCGGATGTTCGAATTACCCGGAGTGCAAATTCACACGCCCCATCACCCTGGGCTTCAGTTGTCCTAAATGCGTCAAGGGCGAAGTGGTGGAGCGGACCACGAAAACCAAACGGACGTTCTACGGTTGCACCCGCTATCCCGAGTGTGATTTCACGTCCTGGGATCGCCCTGTACCGAGTATTTGCCCTTCATGTAAAAATCCGTATCTTCTGGCAAAGTACACACAGAAGAAAGGCGAATTCCTGAAATGTCCTGCGTGCAAGGAAGAGTTCACGAAGGACCTTGACCCATTCGACCCCATGCAAGTAGCAGCATGA
- a CDS encoding tyrosine recombinase, which produces MLTALKLFHEYLLVERNASPHTVKAYMRDLERFHAWVAALAETEAVDPDAIDRNTIRAYMGALAEQGLTKRSISRVMTSIRMFFKFAVRRTIISRDPTLNLKSMKIEKRLPAFVEEYAVAAMLRLPDTSTLEGARDAAILELFYSTGIRLSELVSLDRRDLPVDTGTIRVLGKRRKERVLPVGGPAMEAVRRYLAMRDAQRGGDTQPVFTNNRGTRLSGRSVYTIVHRYMRAVSEQAVCSPHVLRHSFATHLLNRGADLEAVRELLGHESLSTTQIYAHVSMDHLKREYAKAHPRA; this is translated from the coding sequence ATGCTCACTGCGCTGAAATTGTTCCACGAATATCTGCTTGTGGAGCGCAACGCTTCACCCCATACGGTCAAGGCGTACATGCGCGACCTGGAGCGTTTTCACGCCTGGGTAGCGGCGCTTGCCGAAACGGAGGCGGTGGACCCTGATGCAATTGACCGCAATACGATTCGTGCATACATGGGTGCGCTGGCGGAGCAGGGGCTGACCAAGCGTTCGATCAGCAGAGTGATGACGTCTATCAGAATGTTTTTCAAATTTGCTGTTCGCAGAACCATCATCAGTCGCGATCCGACATTGAATCTGAAGTCCATGAAAATCGAAAAGCGGCTCCCCGCCTTTGTCGAGGAATATGCGGTGGCGGCGATGCTTCGACTTCCGGATACTTCGACTCTTGAAGGAGCCCGCGATGCGGCGATTCTGGAATTGTTCTACAGCACAGGGATACGTTTGAGCGAACTGGTTTCGCTCGATCGACGCGATCTTCCGGTGGATACCGGCACTATACGCGTGCTGGGAAAACGCAGGAAGGAACGTGTTCTGCCGGTGGGCGGGCCGGCAATGGAAGCGGTGCGGCGCTATCTCGCGATGCGCGATGCTCAGCGCGGCGGCGATACGCAACCCGTTTTCACGAACAACCGCGGCACGCGGCTTTCGGGTCGCAGTGTCTATACCATCGTACACCGCTATATGAGAGCGGTATCGGAGCAGGCCGTCTGTTCACCGCATGTCCTTCGTCACAGTTTCGCCACGCATCTGCTCAACCGCGGTGCGGATCTCGAAGCAGTACGTGAACTGCTGGGGCATGAGAGCCTCTCCACCACACAGATCTATGCGCATGTCAGCATGGATCACCTCAAGCGCGAATACGCGAAAGCGCATCCGCGAGCGTAA
- a CDS encoding valine--tRNA ligase, whose amino-acid sequence MSDTSSPASPSSTAYDPAQVEDSWYAFWEEQRLFHAEPESTKNPFTVVIPPPNITGMLTMGHVLNNTLQDIFLRWRRLSGDHACWIPGTDHAGIATQTVVEKTLKRDEGKSRHDLGREEFLKRVWEWRGTYGDIIIRQLRKLGVSCDWERTVFTMDPGLSHAVREAFIRLYKKGLIYRGKRIINWDPAAHTALSDEEVVYKEQQGKLWHIRYPVVIDGAPSATDFIVVATTRPETMLGDTAVAVHPEDERYTHLIGKTVLLPLMQREIPVIADDYVETAFGTGVVKITPAHDPNDFEVGARHGLPQINVMNVDASINELGGAYAGLDRYEARKRIVADLEELGLMEKIEDYTHSVGYSDRTDVAIEPYLSDQWFLSMRSLAAPALQVVRDGTIRFHPERWVKTYEHWMTNIRDWTISRQLWWGHRIPVYYCDTCGWMDALHETPASCPSCSAAVRQDEDVLDTWFSSWLWPFSVHHWPTDSPDLRYFYPTSLLVTAPDIIFFWVARMIMAGLEFMPDIPLPDGSKRSEAKDLVPFHDVYFTSIIRDEKGRKMSKSLGNSPDPLDVIAEYGADALRFTVVYLAPLGQDVLFSTQKCELGRNFANKLWNAGRFLLLYKQRLQDAGSWTGFGDTVDTEAMGIEDRWIFSRYHATIRDLRDGMDRFRVNEMAKILYDFIWHDFCDWYIELIKDRLYSDDSSVQLRTLQRALHIYDGILRLLHPIMPFITEELWHRLDERRAGASIMTQQHPVLHERMIDAAADGEMNFLQALVEGVRTILGEMNVPAGKSCDVHIACSSDWQLAAVNENTHFLRRLARINEVRSGMEVKRPRLSASAVVAGAEVFVPLEGLIDIDVERKRLEKEIARVTGLVNGIDSKLGNAKFLSNAPEDVVARERDKQAAFRLNLEKLHANLHSLDLD is encoded by the coding sequence ATGTCGGATACATCATCACCCGCATCCCCATCCTCGACGGCGTACGATCCCGCTCAGGTAGAGGACAGCTGGTATGCGTTCTGGGAGGAACAACGCCTTTTCCACGCGGAACCGGAATCCACGAAAAACCCCTTCACCGTGGTCATCCCGCCGCCGAATATTACGGGCATGCTCACAATGGGACACGTGCTCAATAACACGCTGCAGGACATTTTTCTTCGCTGGCGCAGACTGTCCGGCGATCACGCGTGCTGGATACCCGGTACGGACCACGCAGGCATCGCGACGCAAACCGTTGTCGAAAAAACCCTCAAACGCGACGAGGGGAAGTCGCGGCATGACCTTGGGCGCGAGGAATTCCTCAAGCGGGTCTGGGAATGGCGCGGCACCTACGGCGACATCATCATCCGTCAGCTTCGAAAACTCGGCGTTTCCTGCGACTGGGAACGCACGGTATTCACCATGGATCCCGGTCTCTCCCATGCCGTCCGGGAAGCTTTCATCCGTCTGTACAAGAAAGGACTCATCTATCGCGGTAAACGCATCATCAACTGGGATCCTGCCGCGCATACGGCCTTGTCGGATGAAGAAGTCGTGTACAAGGAACAACAAGGAAAGCTTTGGCATATCCGCTATCCGGTGGTGATCGATGGCGCACCGAGCGCAACGGACTTCATCGTCGTCGCCACCACACGTCCTGAAACCATGCTTGGCGACACCGCGGTCGCGGTGCATCCTGAAGACGAGCGCTACACGCATCTCATTGGAAAGACCGTGCTGCTTCCCCTGATGCAGCGTGAAATCCCCGTGATCGCGGACGATTATGTGGAGACAGCCTTCGGCACAGGTGTGGTGAAAATCACTCCCGCACATGACCCGAACGATTTCGAAGTCGGTGCACGGCACGGACTTCCACAGATCAATGTGATGAACGTCGACGCATCCATCAACGAACTCGGCGGCGCGTATGCCGGACTCGACCGCTACGAGGCGCGTAAACGCATTGTAGCCGATCTCGAGGAGCTGGGACTGATGGAGAAGATCGAAGACTACACGCACAGCGTGGGCTACAGCGACCGCACCGACGTCGCCATCGAGCCGTATCTGTCGGACCAGTGGTTCCTCAGCATGCGCTCACTTGCCGCGCCCGCCCTGCAGGTGGTGCGCGATGGCACAATACGATTCCATCCGGAGCGCTGGGTGAAAACCTACGAACACTGGATGACCAATATCCGGGACTGGACCATTTCGCGGCAGCTCTGGTGGGGACACCGCATCCCCGTGTACTACTGCGACACCTGCGGATGGATGGACGCACTGCATGAGACACCCGCATCCTGCCCCTCCTGCAGTGCCGCAGTGCGTCAGGACGAGGACGTGCTCGATACCTGGTTCTCGTCCTGGCTCTGGCCGTTCAGCGTTCATCACTGGCCGACGGATTCACCCGACCTGCGTTACTTCTATCCGACCAGTCTGCTCGTCACGGCGCCCGACATCATTTTCTTCTGGGTAGCGCGCATGATCATGGCCGGACTCGAATTCATGCCGGACATTCCGCTGCCCGACGGTTCGAAACGCAGCGAAGCCAAGGATCTCGTCCCCTTCCACGACGTGTATTTCACGAGCATCATCCGCGACGAGAAAGGGAGGAAAATGTCCAAATCCCTCGGGAACTCCCCCGATCCGCTGGACGTGATCGCCGAGTACGGCGCCGACGCCTTGCGCTTCACCGTGGTGTATCTCGCTCCGCTGGGGCAGGATGTGCTGTTCTCCACCCAGAAATGCGAACTCGGACGCAACTTCGCAAACAAACTGTGGAATGCCGGCCGCTTCCTTCTGCTGTACAAGCAGCGTCTGCAGGACGCCGGCTCGTGGACCGGATTCGGCGATACGGTGGATACCGAAGCGATGGGTATCGAAGACCGTTGGATATTCAGCCGCTATCACGCCACCATTCGCGATCTGCGCGACGGCATGGATCGCTTCCGGGTGAACGAGATGGCGAAAATTCTGTACGATTTTATCTGGCACGACTTCTGTGACTGGTACATCGAACTGATCAAAGACCGGCTGTATTCCGATGACAGCAGCGTACAGCTCCGCACCTTGCAGCGGGCCTTGCACATTTACGACGGCATTCTTCGGCTGCTGCACCCGATCATGCCGTTTATCACCGAAGAGCTCTGGCACAGATTGGACGAACGCCGCGCCGGCGCCAGCATCATGACGCAACAGCACCCTGTACTGCACGAGAGAATGATAGATGCTGCCGCGGACGGTGAAATGAATTTCCTGCAAGCCCTGGTGGAAGGGGTGCGAACCATTCTCGGCGAGATGAATGTGCCTGCCGGAAAATCATGCGACGTGCACATTGCGTGCAGCAGTGATTGGCAACTCGCGGCGGTCAACGAGAATACGCATTTCCTGCGCCGCCTCGCGCGCATCAACGAGGTCCGTTCCGGGATGGAGGTGAAACGGCCGCGGCTTTCCGCCTCGGCAGTGGTGGCAGGCGCTGAAGTGTTCGTCCCGCTGGAAGGTCTCATCGATATTGATGTCGAGCGCAAGCGATTGGAGAAGGAAATCGCCCGCGTCACGGGGCTGGTGAATGGTATTGATTCCAAGCTCGGAAATGCCAAGTTTTTATCCAATGCGCCCGAAGATGTTGTTGCGCGTGAACGCGACAAGCAGGCGGCATTCCGACTGAACCTGGAGAAACTGCATGCGAACCTTCACAGTCTCGATCTGGACTGA
- a CDS encoding MFS transporter has protein sequence MDKPRLGFWQIWNMSFGFLGIQFGFALQNANVSRIFETLGASIEDIPILWIAAPVTGLLVQPIIGHMSDRTWGRLGRRRPYFLVGAILASLALLIMPNSPTLWIAAGMLWIMDASINISMEPFRALVADVLPGEQRTTGFAVQSFFIGTGAIIASSLPWVFSNWLGIDNTAAPGEIPDSVRYSFYIGAVAFFGAVLWTIVRTKEYPPENPEEFRRRLEEQRGVLPAFMDIMKSIGAMPRTMLQLAVVQFFSWFALFAMWIYTTPAVTQHIYGSSDPTSALYNEGADWVGVLMSVYNGFAAVMAFVLIALSKHMSRRSVHGIALIIGGLGLASFFVIRDPQLLLVSELGIGLAWASILSMPYAILAGSLPAEKMGVYMGIFNFFIVLPQIVAAAILGAMVKHLFAGEAIYALLLGGASMVLAGLLVQVVEDRG, from the coding sequence ATGGACAAGCCCCGTCTTGGTTTCTGGCAGATCTGGAACATGAGCTTCGGCTTCCTTGGCATACAGTTCGGCTTCGCCTTACAGAACGCCAACGTGAGCCGTATTTTCGAAACGCTCGGTGCGAGTATCGAGGACATCCCCATCCTTTGGATCGCGGCGCCGGTTACCGGTCTGCTGGTACAGCCCATCATCGGCCACATGAGCGACCGCACCTGGGGTCGTCTCGGGCGACGGCGTCCGTATTTTCTCGTCGGCGCAATTCTTGCGTCACTGGCCTTGCTCATCATGCCGAATTCGCCCACGTTGTGGATTGCCGCCGGCATGCTCTGGATCATGGATGCCTCGATCAATATTTCGATGGAGCCCTTCCGGGCGCTGGTAGCGGATGTATTACCCGGGGAGCAGCGTACGACGGGCTTCGCCGTGCAAAGTTTTTTCATCGGTACCGGGGCCATCATCGCCTCATCGCTGCCGTGGGTGTTCAGCAATTGGCTCGGCATCGACAACACGGCTGCACCGGGAGAAATTCCCGATTCCGTACGCTATTCGTTCTACATCGGGGCTGTCGCGTTTTTCGGAGCCGTGTTGTGGACCATTGTACGAACAAAGGAATACCCGCCGGAGAATCCTGAAGAATTCCGGCGACGCCTCGAGGAGCAGCGCGGTGTGCTGCCGGCATTCATGGACATCATGAAATCCATCGGCGCCATGCCGCGCACCATGCTGCAGCTCGCCGTCGTGCAATTTTTCTCCTGGTTCGCACTGTTCGCGATGTGGATATACACGACCCCCGCGGTGACGCAGCACATCTACGGCAGCAGTGATCCTACATCTGCGCTGTACAACGAGGGCGCGGATTGGGTGGGCGTGTTGATGTCCGTCTATAACGGTTTCGCCGCGGTGATGGCCTTCGTGCTGATCGCGCTGTCGAAGCACATGTCGAGGAGGTCCGTACACGGGATAGCGCTGATCATCGGCGGTTTGGGACTCGCCTCGTTTTTCGTGATACGCGATCCCCAACTGCTGCTCGTCAGCGAACTCGGCATCGGTCTGGCCTGGGCTTCGATTCTGTCGATGCCCTACGCCATCCTTGCCGGCTCGCTTCCTGCGGAAAAGATGGGTGTGTATATGGGAATTTTCAACTTCTTCATCGTGCTTCCGCAAATCGTGGCGGCCGCCATACTCGGCGCCATGGTCAAGCACTTGTTCGCCGGCGAGGCGATATACGCGCTCCTTCTAGGCGGCGCCTCCATGGTGCTGGCGGGCCTGCTGGTGCAGGTAGTGGAGGATAGGGGGTAG
- the raiA gene encoding ribosome-associated translation inhibitor RaiA — protein MNVQFTARHFKAHEGLKHYALSQVSTLKKYYDGIVTGNVVLRFEKAKDSVKIAEINLSVHGTNLVAIEKSADFYKSIDTAVEKLERQLLKYKDKKRGV, from the coding sequence ATGAACGTCCAATTCACCGCTCGGCACTTCAAGGCACATGAAGGCCTTAAGCATTATGCCCTGTCGCAGGTGTCTACGCTCAAGAAGTACTACGACGGCATCGTCACGGGGAATGTGGTTCTCCGTTTCGAGAAAGCCAAGGACTCGGTCAAAATCGCCGAGATCAACCTCTCCGTTCATGGCACGAATCTCGTGGCCATCGAGAAATCTGCCGATTTTTACAAATCCATAGACACCGCCGTGGAGAAGCTGGAACGACAGCTCTTAAAATATAAGGACAAAAAGCGCGGCGTCTGA
- the ybeY gene encoding rRNA maturation RNase YbeY, translating to MATRNSRALDVAVTFRTRLGSIGTAFFVDAALFALAAQKVRNASISITLLSDREMHALNREWLQHDYPTDIITFPLESDPLEAEIVISLDTARRQSREYRVALRSELARLVLHGILHLTGFDDDTEEHRAVMKRREDLLLKQCPGVPGYSPDAELT from the coding sequence ATGGCGACGCGCAACTCCCGGGCGCTTGACGTTGCCGTCACCTTCCGGACCCGCCTGGGCAGCATTGGCACCGCTTTTTTTGTCGATGCGGCACTATTCGCGTTGGCCGCGCAGAAGGTGAGGAACGCGTCCATTTCCATTACCTTGCTCTCTGATCGCGAGATGCATGCACTCAACCGCGAATGGCTCCAACATGATTATCCGACCGATATCATCACTTTTCCGCTCGAAAGTGATCCGCTCGAAGCCGAGATTGTGATCAGCCTTGACACGGCACGGCGACAGAGCAGGGAATACCGCGTAGCACTGCGCTCGGAACTGGCCCGACTCGTGCTGCACGGGATACTGCATCTGACAGGCTTCGACGATGACACCGAAGAGCATCGTGCTGTGATGAAACGGCGTGAAGATTTGCTGCTTAAACAATGTCCGGGAGTACCCGGTTACAGCCCGGACGCGGAGCTGACTTGA